ATACCGCCCGAGTACGAGCGCGCGTTCATGGCCGCGTGCGGCGTCAATGTGGACGTGCTCGTGGTGGATACCCCCGAGGTTGCTTCGCGGGTGTTCGACGAGCTCCGGAAGCGCAACTTGGGCCGGAGCTACGCGATGGCGCTGAGCGTGCTCAACCACGACCTCAAGAGCCAGATGGAGGCCTTCGAGCGCAACTCGCAGGGCGACCTTCCCGCTGGTGTGCAGCACCTGATCCACCTGGTGACCCCCAGCGACCCCAGGTACAGGGTGTGCTTCTACTCGGCGCTGCGGGAGACGCTGATTGCGCCTGACCTGGACGTGGCCATTCGCGTGGGCTaccagcagcggcgccgCGTGGTGACCCTGAACGGCGAGCTGGTAGAGACCGACGGGCGCATGAGCTGCGGAGGCATCCGGTCGCCGAAGAGCGGCGGCATAAACACCAGGGCCGACGGCGGCAGCGTCGCGCAGTGCGGTAGGGCCGTTTTGGACGCGTCGCAGCTGGAGCAGTTTCTGAAGGCGGTCGAGAAGGAGGAGGCGGAGCTGAAGGCCCTGAGGGCCCAGCTGGCGGAGCTCACCGAGCGGCAGGGCATGCTCTCGAGGACCATCAGCGAGCTGCAGTACGGCGTGGAGATGCTGAAGCACACCGTGGTGAacgaggagctgcagctggctGAGCTTTCGGAGCGAATGGGCGCCACAGGCGCCGACGAGCGGGCGTCGCTGGACGCCGAGACGCTGGCCGCCATGCGGTCGGAGCTGGAGGCCAAGGAGCAGGCcgccgctgcagctgccgcgAAGGTGTCGGCGCAGGAGAAGTTCGTGGCTGAAGCGTACGCTGCGGTCGACCGGGTGGGCAAGGGCAGGCTGAAATCCGCGAAGGAACGCGTCGCGGACCTCGAGTCCAAGCTGTCCGAGATGCGCTCCGCCATCGAGCGGCTGCGCAAGCAGGCGGCGTCGCTGCAGGCCGACGCGGACAAGTGCACGCGCGACACCGAGAAGCTCACTAAGGAGATCGAGCAGCACAAGGTGCGTGAAGGCGCGCTGGAACGGGAGCTCAACGAGCTCGAGGAGGAGGCCGCTGGCGTCACCAACGAGATGAACGGCGTGAGCACGCAGATGGAGGGGCTGAACGCCAAGCTCAAGGAGCTGAACGAAGGCCTCGCTGCGCGTAACCGGCGCATTGAGGAGCACGACCTGAAGTTCGTCGACCTGCGGCACAGCATCGAGGAGCTGTCCAAGAAGCTGCAGGCCTGCGAGCACCAGCGCGAGGACCGCCAGGCGAAGCTCCGCGGTATTCTGGAGGCGTACCGCAAAACGCGCGCCCTCATCCAGCGCAGCAACGAgtcgcagcagctccttTCCAGCAATGCGCCGCCGCGTCATGCGGATGCTCCCGGCAGCGACGGCGCGGATGACGGTGGTGCCGACAAACGGGACGCCGGGGGAAGCGGGAGCGGCCAAACCAGCGCCAAACACATGTCTCACGGCCAAGTAGCCGTAAAGCGCGAGGCCACCAACgagggcggcggcggcggcgcggcGGAATCGGATGAAGACGACCCCGCCACCAGCCCTAGCGACGCCGCGCTGATCCCGCTGAACGTCAACGTCCTGCGCGAAAAGGTCGAGATGCTCAAGAAGCAGGTTGGCGCGGTGCCCAACCTCGGGGTGCTGGACGATTTCGGTGTCAAGGCGCACGAGTACGGCCGCAAGCGCCACGAGCTGTGCTGCATACAGGAACGGCGCGACGAGGCGAAGCGCACCTTCGACCAGCTGTGCTTCAAGCGCAAGAACGAGTTCCTGCTAAACTTCGcgatcatcgctgccaagCTGAAGGAGATTTACCAGTCCATCACCCTGGGCGGCGACGCCGAGCTGGAGCTGGTGGACTCCACTGACCCCTTCACCGAGGGGATTTTGTTTTCGGTGCGCCCCGCGCGTAAGAGCTGGAAGCAGATCCAGAACCTGTCGGGCGGCGAGAAGACGCTGAGCTCGCTGGCGCTGGTGTTCGCGCTGCATCACTACAAGCCGAACCCGGTTTACTTCATGGACGAGATCGACGCCGCGCTCGACTTCCGCAACGTGAGCATCATCGCGCagaacatcaaagagcgcACCAAGGACGCGCAGTTCATCATCATTTCGCTGCGCAGCCAGATGTTCGAGCTGTGCAACCAGATGGTCGGCATCTACAAGACGGCGGACGTCACCAAGAGTGTGTGCATAAACCCCGCGTCGTTCGACGTGCGCAAGCGCACGCTCGAGGGCGAATCCGCAACCAGCACGTAATGTCTACCTAGTGTCTGCAGCCTTCCACGCGCCCGCGTTGCGTTAGTGAGGCCGCCCGGCCGTTGTCGCGGAATGCTTGCTCCCGGCCGCCTGCCACTCGGCTTTCGTAATGGATAATTTATTTAGTGACGACGAGTCGCCCGAGGCGGGCGGCGAGGACGCCGGCTACTTGGAGTCGCTGACCGACCTCAAGCTTGAGCTGCCGGCTGTGAAAACTGACGACCCAAACCAGGATGAAGACGGTATCGACATCTGCAGCTCCGAGGCTCTCTTGGAGCTCGCGGAATCCAACCCCTCGCTGCTCATCCCCAGCGTTCTGCCGGAACCGAAGGAGATCCGGGTAGGTCGGAATCCGAGCCAGCTCACCTCCGCGCCAGGCCGAGGAAAGCAGCGTGATGGAGTTTTTCAACACGCCGTAAGTGTATTAAATTTGCGCGTCAAATtgcgcagcggcactcACTTCATGCACATTCAAATGCCGAATGCGATGCCACACCTCGACAAGGAGCGTACCCTGCAGGAGGACCCCGCCGCGCGTACGGACGGCAGCTCCGCGGAGAGCTCACCGTGCTCCACGCCTCCCGAAGAGCCCGATGAGCCGCAAATCTACCAGACGTCGCGTGTAGATTGCCTGCCGTCAGGGCGGCTCGGGAGGCTGCGCATCCACCGCAGCGGCAAAATTCAGCTCCACGTCGGCGGTCACGTGTTCAACTTCACGCAAGGCAGCCGCGTGAGCTGCAAGCAACAGGTCGGGTGCCTGCTTGAGGAGAACGACGAATTTCTGTTCCTCGGGAACTATCGCAAGAAGTTCGTGGTTTCGCCGGACTTCAGCGCCATGTGGAACAAGCAGTGACGCGGCGCGATAAACAGAAACACATCACCTCTAACGCCTTTGTGTACCGTTCGGCGAGCTGCATCGGCAAAGACATTGACAACGCACCAATAACCACACCGCGGCAAGGCCCGGGGTACGTCCGCAGGAGTCCCGGGTCTCCTGCGCTCCAGATTACGGGCCTCCGTCCGTCCGTCGGTAGCCAGCAGCCGTCATCCGCATCCCGGAGGCGTCTGCGTCTGCGGTCCCAGTGCCCTGTGTGGGGGATTCCAACGCCTTGGCCGGTGTGACACGGTCGCATCGGCGAAGCGCGGCCGCGGGAGCCAGCTCCCCGCTCCGCTGTACCGCATGATATGTGTGTTAAGTTGGCGTGACAACGCCGGCGCTGAAAAAGCGCGGAAGAATAGCACTGTGACAATGCAACGTCGACGTCGAGGCGGCGGGGGACCGCCTTCGCCTCGCAGTACTGCATTTTCGACGCCAGTACAGGAAGGCCCGGCGCAAATAGACAGAATTCATTAAAAAATAAAATGCGATGACGCATCGCGAGCTGTCGTTAGCCAGCGCGCACGGCGAGAAAGCGGGCGTACCACACGGTGGCGTCTGGGCTAGCGATCCGGACGGGGAAGAAGAACGGCGCATGCTCTATATCGACCCTTGCATTTCAACCGCCTATGTGTGCTGCCGAGCCGTCGAAGTGGCTTGAAAGTATTTGTAAATGTAATTgggaatacaattacgcaTTGTCTAAACACACTGCTTCGATGGATGATGTGTTGTTCACCGCTGAGTAGTACCACAACGGAGCCGCGCCCACAGAGTCTTCCCACGTGCAGAAGCGCACTCGCAAGCTCTACCATACAATGTCTATAGCGTCTGGGAGCATCGCCCTCTCTTTGCTCACGCTTTTGTGTGGTTGGTAGTTCGAGGATCTCCGCCTAGGCCCCGCAGCAGATTAATTTGGGCAGATCCGCGGTTCACCGGCGAAGTTTTAATTTGAACCGTGCAGTTTATTTTGGTCCCGGGTTCGGTCAGTTGGGGGCCTTTCTGCTGGAAGCGCTAAGACACCTGAGCTCGCGGTGGATCTATGATGTGTATCGAGTTTCGGACCAGCTGAGCCCTCACTGGATCTACTCCGTATTTTTCGCAGTCTGTCTGGCCGGTGGGCGTGAAGCAACGACTCCTTTTCTGTCTACCACTGGGATTCTGCATGATGGACCAGCGGGAGACAGGGGAGCCGACCGGCGCAGCGCGCGGGGCGAACCGGCCGACGCTGTTTAACCTGCTTGAGGTGCTAGCTAGCGATGCGTACACTACGCCGCAACAGCGGCACAGCATTCGGGGGGTGGTCACGGAGTTCCTGAACAACAAGTTTGAGCATTCCAAGGTGTATTCGTACATCGGCGCCATCGTGGGCCACGACGTGCTGCACTCCGTCATCAAACAGCTGGAGTCAGACCCCGATCGCGTGCCGCTGCCGGACCAGAACGGCCTCATGCGTATCGAGTCTGCGTTCAACCTGAGCCGAACGTACAAGGCGCCGACCCATGCGGAGCTCCCAGTCACGGTCTCCGCGAGCGCACCAGCGCCGACGGCTCCGTCCATGCAGCCGTCCGGCCCGACTTCCACCCACTTCGCCGGCGGCTCGAAGGAGGACATTCTGCGCACGATTCGGCGCAACCTCGGCACTCGTAAAGCGCCGGGTAACCTGACCGCAAATAAGGACACTCTGTCTGCGGTCAGGGCGGCGTCTGCtggcgtgctgctgcagaaggcATGCTGGATGCCCATTAGGCGCTCTTTGAGCGCGGGCGCGCTGTACGGCCACTCACTGGTCTGCATCGGGAGTCGCGCGTACCTGCTGGGTGGCAGCAACGGCAACCCGCAAGGCGTCAACTTCGGGCGTGCGCACGTCGTGAGCCTGGTAAACTTCAGCTCCAAGCCGATGACTTTCACTGGGGAAATCCCGCCGCCGCGTGAGGGTAACACTGCGAACGTCGCCGTGATCCAGCAAAGCCATTCGGTTATCGTATTCGGAGGGTTCAACGGCGAGCGCTTCTTTAACGACATCCATATACTGGACCTCGAGAAAAGGAAGTGGATGCATCGTCGGCATGCGGCCGGGCGCGTCCCTTTGCCTAGGGACGAGCACTGCGCTGTGGTGTACCCGGCGCGGTGCGAGTCTAGCCAGAAGCCGAAGAGCGGGGCCGAGTTTTTGTTCATATTCGGCGGTAAGACCGGTCTGCGCACCCAGCTCGAGTGCCTGAACGACATGTGGGCGTACCACATCGATTCTGCGACTTGGGCGCAGGTGGAGTACCCCGCCGACACCAAGGTGCCCGCCCCTCGCTTCGGTGTCTGTGCGTTGTGGGCGGACGATGACGTGCTTTGTGTCTTCGGAGGCGAGACCCATGGCCCCGATGGATATGTTGATAGGTCTGAACGCACACTCTTGGACGACCTTTGGATGTTCAAGTTCTCCAGCCCCACCTCGGGAACGTGGTACCAAGAGATTTACGAAGGGAGCATCGGGCCACGATCGCACTACAGCTCTATATTCATCGCTCAGCGCTGTAAGGAACTACACACTGGTGTGCCGAGGACGATCGAACGGCTTATGTTGCTGACCGGAGGACTCACGTACGCCCCCGGCAGCAAGAAGACAGTGGTGGCGTCGGACAAGCTGTACTTCTACTTCTTCTCACAGCGACGGTGGTACATCCTAAAGCCAAACTACCCTCGCAACTTCGTGGGCGAGCCGTTCGAACCCAGACAGCTCCACGTGGCGTGCTTCTTCGAGAAGAGGAACATCCTCTTCCCCGGCAGCAAGCCGTCGGTGCCGTGCATCTTCTTCCACGGAGGGTTCCACCGCAAGCAGGTGCTCAGCGACGCCTGGGTTTTGAGTCTCACCGGCGAGGACCTGTTCCTTAGCAACTCTGTGATTTCCCCATCGGATTCCAGCCAATTGAAGGCGCTGCAGACCAAGGACAGGATCTTCCCCCCGTGGTACTACAGGGAGAGCCATTCGCCTGACATGCTCTGGGCCCTTTGCTCCATGCAGAGGTGGGCATTCGGTGGCATCGCGCACCTCATCGCCAATTCTCTAAAAGAGGCCACCAGCAGCACGAGAATCACGATCAAGTGGGAGCAGGCGCCTCAGGGCGATCGCGCGTTGCTCAGCATACAGGACGATGGTAACGGTCTGGACTACAGTGCTATGAACAAACTGCTTAAGCTGTTCGGGCAGTCGAAGACTGGTGAGCGGGGCCAGGCTTACGAGTATGGTGTTGGCTTCAAGATGGCGTTCGCCCGCACAGCGTCGGGTTGCGCGGTGATGTCTCGCACCACGGACACTATCGGTATTGGTATGCTCAGCGTCGAGCTAATGTCACAATGCGAGTCGCGCGAGATGTCCGTGCCGCTGTGTATGTGGCGCCTGCCCAGCAAGGAGCTTATCAACAAGGAGGGGTCTAGGATGGTTGATCAGCGGCACCACCAGCGCCTGCTGATGAGCTACAGCCCGTTCAACACCGCAACTTTGCTGGCTGAACAAATCAACATGTTGGGCACGTCTCCGGGAACACGTATGCTTTTCTGGCAGATGAGGGACGATATGGATTGCGTGTGGTATTCGCCGAAGGATCACACTCTGATGCTGAAGAATCCGCTGTATGATGACCTCGAAATCTCGAGCGATGAAATTGAAGCCCCTCCGCCTAAAGTGAGTCCCTCGTGGTTGGAAGTATTCCCTCTGTGGAGGTCGGCTCAGTACTCCATGGACTACTGCCTTCCCGTTTACATTTTCTGGCTGCATCTCCGATCGTCGTGCGCCATCAGTAtccaggacattgacttGGTGCCGTATGACATGCGCGACAAAGTGGCGCAAGCTGCGGAGGCTGCCAACGCCTCTTCCGAGGAGCTTACGACGGAGGACGAATGTATGGTAACCAGCGCGCAACCGATGTCAGTGCAGCAATTCCAGGTACAGCCGCTCCAGGATCACCCTCTGCAGGCGCAATTACAGGCCCACCCTATGCCTTTGCAGCAGTTCCAGGTACAGCCGCTCCAGGATCACCCTCTGCAGGCGCAATTACAGGCCCACCCTATGCCTTTGCAGCAGTTCCAGGTACAGCCTCTCCAGGCTCACCATCTGCAGGCACATTTACAGGCCGAACAGCATCAGGATCAACCTTTACTGGCACACCATTTACAGGCCGAACATCATCAGGACCAACCTTTACTGGTCCATCATTTACAGGACGAGCAGCATCAGGAGCAACACTTACTGTCGCATCCGCTCCAGGCCGAGCAGCATCAGGACCAACCTTTACTGGCACACCATTTGCAGGCCGAACATCATCAGGACCAACCTTTACTGGCACACCATTTACAGGCCGAACATCATCAGGAGCAACACTTACTGGCGCACCCGCTTCAGGCCCATCCGCTCCAGGCTCGCCAGCTCCAAGCCCAGCAGCATCAGGAGCAGCACTTACTGGCGCATCCGCTTCAGGCCCAGCGGCATCAGGCTCACCAGCTTCAAGCCTTTCAAGAAGCGGCTCACCAGCTCCAagcccagcagctgcaggccCAACAGTTACCGGCGCACCAGCTTCAAGCCAATCAAGAACCGAAGCACCTGCTTCAGACCCATCAGGAACCGAAGCACCTGCTTCAGGCCCATCAAGAACCGGCTCACCAGCTCCAGGCCCAGAAGCTTCAGGTCCAACAGTTGCAGGTTCAGCCAATGCCACCGTTGAAGAGGCACCACCCCCTCCCTCAACAAATGCAGCACCCGTCGCAACAATTGCAAGAGCAGGAGGAACCCAGCGAGCCAGCAAGGAAGGAGGTTTACAACTGCCAGAGTACTGGCTGTACGTATTGTGGTGTTGCTCCGGTTGATAGAGGCCTCTGTGACGATCGCAGCTTGTGGTCGTTCCTGCGCCGCCGGCTATTCTGCCGCGTCCAGCTTCCGTACCTCTTCGCCCCCTCCGACCACAAGCACGGCTGTTGTGCCATGATCGGTTTCCTGAACCGTCCGCACTTCTGCGGCCCAGAGGATGTGGAAGAGGTTACTTGTGATGTGTCCGGTGAGCGCGTATGCGAGACCGGAGTGCTGCTCTACTTCAGGGGACGGCTGATAAGCAGGCTTGAGGGCCACTTCCCGGCACCCACGTCGGAAATTGAAAGCGCACGTGAGCCTCCGAAGGAGTCCTTGTTCAAGGGTGAACTCTACAGATTCGCGCTTACCGCCGTGGTAAATGTGCCTGAGTGGCTCATTCCATCGGCCACCAAGCAGGAGTTCGTGCAAGAGAACAACAAGGCCTTCTTCGACTTCAAGTCCAAACTTATGGGACTGATATCGGAATACAGCAAGGTCTGCAGCAATCGCGCGGAGCGCAAGGCGTGGGAATCACAccgcctgcagcagctgattGCGTACGACCAGCGCCAAGAACAGCTCCGTATAGAGCGCACCATCAGCGACCAAAACGAAGAAACGCTGCCGATATGGCGCAACGAAGCTGACCGTGAAATGGCTCCGGGTGATCTGGCCGAGGTCCCTGCTCTCATAAACCAGGAGCCTCTTCGCCCGTATGAGCACTTACAGTAGAATAAACGTGCCAAAAAAACGTCCAGTAATATGCCTGATGTGTCAATACGTGTCTATAGACCTGCATGTAggtgctgcgcggcgcatGAGGTAGCCGTGCGACGGCGATCCGATGTGGTTGGACACAGACACCGGCGCAGGTGGCGCGTCATTTCCGCGTTGGCGCGAAACTATTGAGATACGTAGCTTCAACTGGCGCCAAATGTACCACATTTATGTTTACTTTCGATTAAAACAATCTGGCGTTGCTTCGTCAGTCTTTTTGCCAACATCATCTGGCTTCTGCAAAACCCGACACAATGGAACAGTCGACGGGGTTGAACAAAATGGCCCTCAGCTGCTTTCGCACGAAACAGTGCGTCCACTATTTGAGAGGCAATTGCAACTTCACGGACTCCAAATGCCTGTACAGCCACCAGTCGATTTGCGTACGCCGGTGCCCCTTCTACCTTTCCGACACCTCGTATATCCGTTACCTTCCGCTGCTATGCAGAAACGTAGTATTCGGGCCGAAGTTCGAGGTCATTGAGATGAATTGCCCGCACGGAAACGAGTGCGTATTTTCGCACTGTATCGACGAGCTGTTGTACCACCCGAACTTCTACAAAATAATCCCCTGTAAGGATCACCTCCTTGGGTTTTGCGGTCAAGGCTACTGCCCATTTGTGCATGACAAGAGCGAGCAGCGTGCCCTGCGGCACTATAAGTTGCCGTTCGCGAAGGGGGTCAAGATTCCGCACATCAAGCACATCACGGTGGTCGACAGGATTGTACGCAAGAAGCCGAGGACCGATGCCAGGAAACCCAATAAACCGTCGCGCGCACCGTTTATAAGCAGGGCTAGCACATGCAGCGGTCCGAAGGAGGAATCCGACTGCTTCGATGAACACCTTAATAGGCTGCTGATGAACATGCGCCTCACACCACT
This sequence is a window from Babesia bigemina genome assembly Bbig001, chromosome : I. Protein-coding genes within it:
- a CDS encoding SMC family, C-terminal domain containing protein, putative, with the protein product MTLAPIPAGRPSGRNRVADHVRCIGAETRDSSQPVRRLIISKVVLRNFKSYGGTTVIGPFHKRFTSIVGPNGSGKSNVIDAMLFVFGFRAKQMRFSKLSDLIHNSQAYLQLNKGRPLDSMEVAVHFCEIIDRDADCDEFEVVPGSELVISREVHRDNSSRYRINGRTATQKDVSNSLKSFGMDLYNNRFLILQGEVEQIAQMKPKATKPEEEGLLEYLEDIIGTNQYLESIKGAQRCHEELQEQYQERFNRARVAQKDVEDLLEAKREADAYLAREKSLLVAQAVLARKELSLLADQQVETAGKLASLEERCSSATAELDAVRQERDTALEAIKGVECELAEASRAHKRLMGNLQRMIARDEELRKQLLREVTKVEEKTAGIKRANSNKPKLEREFQDKMRQSEELLKQLPGVQEELDGAERALESLTEALKPELLEANRQLSKHESELAPLQQACDQAQKEVRVLKSSIDLLETKRRGAADTLKTLKDIETKLSKSLRAHSDDLARQEGELTTQRALYESNKRQVAELESAVQARSHRCTQQRGEYESMKRELDEMMGCKDQYGYIMGLVATGKIRGVHGRLGDLGSIPPEYERAFMAACGVNVDVLVVDTPEVASRVFDELRKRNLGRSYAMALSVLNHDLKSQMEAFERNSQGDLPAGVQHLIHLVTPSDPRYRVCFYSALRETLIAPDLDVAIRVGYQQRRRVVTLNGELVETDGRMSCGGIRSPKSGGINTRADGGSVAQCGRAVLDASQLEQFLKAVEKEEAELKALRAQLAELTERQGMLSRTISELQYGVEMLKHTVVNEELQLAELSERMGATGADERASLDAETLAAMRSELEAKEQAAAAAAAKVSAQEKFVAEAYAAVDRVGKGRLKSAKERVADLESKLSEMRSAIERLRKQAASLQADADKCTRDTEKLTKEIEQHKVREGALERELNELEEEAAGVTNEMNGVSTQMEGLNAKLKELNEGLAARNRRIEEHDLKFVDLRHSIEELSKKLQACEHQREDRQAKLRGILEAYRKTRALIQRSNESQQLLSSNAPPRHADAPGSDGADDGGADKRDAGGSGSGQTSAKHMSHGQVAVKREATNEGGGGGAAESDEDDPATSPSDAALIPLNVNVLREKVEMLKKQVGAVPNLGVLDDFGVKAHEYGRKRHELCCIQERRDEAKRTFDQLCFKRKNEFLLNFAIIAAKLKEIYQSITLGGDAELELVDSTDPFTEGILFSVRPARKSWKQIQNLSGGEKTLSSLALVFALHHYKPNPVYFMDEIDAALDFRNVSIIAQNIKERTKDAQFIIISLRSQMFELCNQMVGIYKTADVTKSVCINPASFDVRKRTLEGESATST